A stretch of DNA from Coccidioides posadasii str. Silveira chromosome 4, complete sequence:
CTTGAAAAGGGGCGCGTTGCCGCAGCAAAGGCAGCAAGGCGTTGATTTGATGCTAGGATTTTGCATTATGGGTTACGCTGGGGGAAATATCAAAGTTGAAATCAGATATCCTGTTGTTAATCATAGATAAATAAATAACTAGATGAAACAAGCTGTTTAATACGAAGGGATGGTCTTTATAAAAACACAGTTTCCCGAAGAGCAGTCGTGCAATGGGCTCAGCAAAAGAATGATGAGATGAAGGTCCGTGAACAGCTCCTGTTCTCTTTCCATTCGCCATAGGATGAATAGGTGGTTTTTGTCCATGTTTGTGACTGTGGAGGCCAATTCCTATTGTACAGCACGACGCAGATCCAAGGGggttctctctctctcgctcacTTCTTTCCTCAGGCTTTTCCTCACAAGCGGATAACTGCAATCTATAGTAAAGGCGCCGAAATCTCCCAAACTTTGCCCGACCAGCTTGGTTCTAGCCTTTTGCCCTAGTACaaaaataaaacccagaATAAAGAGTGTAAGGTGGCCTTAAGAGGAATCGTACTTTCGTGCGATGTTCTGATACCATTCACTCTCGATAAAAGCATCCACTTTCCACGACTTGGAACCCGTTTCCACTATGCCCGCCATCGGGCCCTTCCAGACAAACGTGGCGGCATCGATACTCCGCAAATTTCCATCGTCCATGCAGATCTCAACTTGAACATGAGTTAACAGCTTAGAGTTTTCTGCCTCGAATTGATATATCCAGTTCCGCTGTTCGGGGGTCAAAGAGAAAATCACAAGGCCGTCAACACTGTCACCCAGTTCCCCTGATGGCAGCACTACTGGGAAGTTGGCTCCTTCGAAGACCGAGAGTTTGTATCCGAGTAAGCTCGCCTGGGTCATATTGGCGGCGACGTCGTAACCGGGCGGAGCGTCAGTTACAAATTGCAAGACCTGCGGGAGCATGAGCTGTCCGAACAGGAACATGGGCATGGGGCCTTTGAGCAGCTCATCGAGTCTCTCCGCTGATAACATGTTGTTCAAGGCCCGCTGATAATCTCGTGGGTATGTATGCTTGCACTCCATTTATGCTGCTCTGCGTATCAGTGGTATACGCCTAAAATGGTGGGTGGCTCCGTCCCGCGATTAGCTTGTTTTTTTAAGTAGAAATTGGAGGGTGGGGGCAGGTGTAGCAGGCGTAAAAAAAGAATGCAGAAAGAAGTAGGGTATAGGAGATTTCGGAGGctaatttatatatatctggCTTGTGCTGCCAACAAAATGACCTGGAGATGGACTGATTATGGGCAAACATCCCACCCAGCCCAGCATGGTGCTGTGGTCAATTCCAACGCTGGGAACAACAAACGACGACACAAACTGTGAGAAATAGCCTCCCGCTGCCAAATACAGTGTCAAAGCAAGGGCGAGATGGCGCCATTGGCTGATCAGAATAGCATGAGGAGCCTTGTTTCTGAATGAGGGAACAGTATCGAACCATCACCAGGGATTTTCGAGACGGAGAAGCCATCCCGCTTTTGGAAAAGGGCATAGGAACTGGCCGGACTGGAGTGATGACAGGGAGCCATCCTTATTTGGGGACGGGACACATCGTGGCAGCCTGGTGATCTGATCCAGCCTTGCTGTTGCCTTCCAACACCAGCACTCATCTTCACACGATGCCATGCCGATTGGCTCCAGCCCCTCCTGCAGATTGCGTTATTCAATGCATTGAAAGGCGAGCTGGAGGGTTCATTTTTCATGAGGTTGCTGCCCTCAAGACTTCCCTTGTAGCTACTGCATTTCCTCGAAGAAATCCAACTACCGATTGGCAATTGTATGATtgttttctttgttattgctTTCATAGCATGATGAGCTGAAAGGGATAAACCTCGAAAAGCAGAAAGGGAGGCTCCTCTGTCGGGAACTGTCAGTGGAACTCCTTCATCGCCAGGCGCCGGAGGCGACCTGGGGAACATGGATCGCGCGGCGTTAGGCTTCCAAGCTGTCGTGGCGGCTTGCTGGGGCTGGTCCATGGCTTTCCAGAGGCTTCCAAGCAGCAACGCCGCCCGTGATTGGCCTGAAGTCTCTGATTTGCTGAGTCAGATGTCGAATTTTGTCAGCAGCGCACAGCCTCTAGCCGGACTGGGCTAGCGTGGCCGCCGGAGCTTTCCTCGCCCGTCTGCAGCGAACCTCATCGTCAGCCAAAACTGCCACCTTAGACCTCGCAACCTCCAACTTCCCTCCGCTTCATATCCTCCCC
This window harbors:
- a CDS encoding uncharacterized protein (EggNog:ENOG410PYS0~COG:S); the encoded protein is MECKHTYPRDYQRALNNMLSAERLDELLKGPMPMFLFGQLMLPQVLQFVTDAPPGYDVAANMTQASLLGYKLSVFEGANFPVVLPSGELGDSVDGLVIFSLTPEQRNWIYQFEAENSKLLTHVQVEICMDDGNLRSIDAATFVWKGPMAGIVETGSKSWKVDAFIESEWYQNIARKYDSS